From the genome of Muricauda sp. SCSIO 64092, one region includes:
- a CDS encoding DeoR/GlpR family DNA-binding transcription regulator: MLKEERQRTILNEVELHNRVLLTDIAEKLDVSIDTVRRDVKELDAENRLRKVHGGAVSLGFANYSPARNNVYALEQKTAIAQKALGLIRDNSVILIDGGTTCLELARLIPPQQSITCFTLSLPVAMELLNKPNIETIFIGGVLSKDSQISIGANTIHNLSQIKVDYGFIGTGYVDASYGLTEFDWDIVQTKKAVIKASKNTVLLSISEKLNSQHRYKTCDINEIDTMITELEPNHQLLNSFKDQNIKLL, translated from the coding sequence ATGTTGAAAGAAGAGCGCCAGCGTACCATATTAAATGAGGTCGAGTTACATAATCGGGTATTGCTAACGGACATTGCCGAAAAATTGGATGTTTCCATTGATACCGTGCGGCGGGATGTTAAGGAATTGGATGCGGAGAATCGATTGCGTAAGGTTCATGGAGGTGCCGTATCCCTGGGTTTCGCCAATTACAGTCCTGCCAGGAACAATGTGTATGCATTGGAACAGAAAACGGCGATTGCCCAAAAAGCACTTGGATTGATCAGGGACAATAGTGTTATCTTAATTGATGGAGGTACCACTTGTTTGGAATTGGCGCGATTGATTCCTCCACAACAAAGTATCACCTGTTTTACATTGAGCCTGCCCGTAGCCATGGAATTGCTCAATAAACCTAATATCGAAACTATTTTTATTGGAGGTGTGCTATCCAAGGATTCCCAAATCTCCATAGGCGCCAATACCATACATAATTTATCACAGATCAAAGTTGATTACGGTTTTATAGGGACGGGTTATGTGGATGCGAGCTACGGACTGACGGAATTTGATTGGGATATTGTACAGACCAAAAAGGCAGTGATCAAAGCTTCAAAAAATACGGTTTTGCTCAGTATCTCTGAAAAGTTGAATTCCCAACATCGTTACAAGACCTGTGATATCAACGAAATCGATACTATGATTACCGAGTTGGAACCCAATCACCAGCTTCTCAATAGTTTTAAGGACCAAAATATCAAGTTGCTTTAG
- the nagB gene encoding glucosamine-6-phosphate deaminase, with product MQTITIPKKSFDISYKPVGQFEETRFEKIHNVLFDSSSQASIIVAQEMAALIRKKQQQGLPCVLGLATGSSPIRVYEELVRMHKEEGLSFSNVITFNLDEYLPMEKDNRQSYWYFMHEHLFNHVDIAPENINIPDGTLTGDDIIPYCLKYEQKIRDYGGIDFQLLGIGRTGHIGFNEPGSHYNSGTRVITLDHITRVDAAPAFLGIVNVPRRAITMGISTVHNARRIVLLGWGQNKADIIKKTVEGEISSEVPATYLQRHHNCTFVLDNGAGSKLTRNKTPWLVDESCEWTETLTAKAVLWLSITLNKSILSLTDKDYNDNGMSGLLAQQDSYDLNIKMFNRLQHTITGWPGGKPNADDTNRPERAAPAKKRTIIFSPHPDDDVISMGGTFDRLISQGHEVHVAYQTSGNIAVTDTEALKFAEVLNTVNPSEKAGSLINAITTKTESAIDTLEVRKLKGSIRRGESYAATRYLGLPDGNVHFLDLPFYETGTVKKNALTQDDIDIMVSIIKEVKPHQIYAAGDLADPHGTHSVCLDAVLAALQILKTKKYMEDCWVWLYRGAWHEWDIHEIEMAVPMSPAQVMKKRNAIFCHQSQKDGVMFQGDDTREFWMRAEERNKSTAEKYRKLGLAEYAAIEGFVRYHF from the coding sequence ATGCAAACCATAACAATACCCAAAAAGAGTTTTGATATCTCTTACAAACCCGTAGGACAGTTCGAAGAAACACGTTTTGAAAAAATCCATAATGTTCTTTTTGACAGCTCAAGTCAGGCCTCAATTATAGTCGCCCAGGAAATGGCTGCACTTATTCGTAAAAAACAACAACAGGGCTTGCCCTGTGTTTTGGGTCTTGCCACCGGCTCATCCCCCATTCGCGTTTATGAGGAACTGGTACGAATGCATAAAGAGGAGGGATTAAGTTTTTCGAACGTAATTACCTTTAATCTTGACGAGTACCTGCCCATGGAAAAGGATAACCGTCAGAGTTATTGGTACTTTATGCACGAACATTTGTTCAACCACGTAGATATTGCACCGGAAAACATAAACATTCCCGATGGTACCCTGACCGGTGATGACATTATACCTTATTGTTTAAAATATGAACAGAAAATAAGGGATTATGGGGGAATTGACTTTCAATTATTGGGTATTGGCAGGACAGGTCATATTGGTTTTAATGAACCCGGTTCACATTATAACTCGGGGACGCGTGTCATTACCTTGGACCATATTACCAGGGTAGATGCCGCACCAGCCTTTTTAGGTATAGTCAACGTACCCAGACGGGCAATAACCATGGGTATTTCAACCGTACACAATGCCAGAAGGATCGTGCTTCTGGGATGGGGACAGAATAAGGCTGATATCATCAAAAAAACCGTTGAGGGTGAAATTTCATCCGAAGTGCCCGCCACCTATCTCCAAAGACATCACAACTGTACTTTTGTCTTGGACAATGGTGCGGGCAGCAAACTGACCCGAAACAAAACCCCATGGTTGGTTGACGAGTCTTGTGAATGGACCGAAACCCTTACTGCCAAAGCCGTACTATGGCTCAGTATTACCTTGAACAAGTCCATTTTAAGTCTTACCGATAAAGATTATAACGATAATGGGATGTCTGGGTTATTGGCCCAGCAGGACTCCTACGATCTGAACATTAAAATGTTCAATCGCTTACAACATACCATAACCGGATGGCCCGGTGGTAAGCCAAATGCAGACGACACCAACAGACCGGAAAGGGCGGCACCTGCTAAAAAAAGGACCATTATTTTTAGTCCACACCCAGATGATGATGTGATTTCCATGGGCGGTACTTTTGATCGCCTGATCAGTCAAGGACATGAGGTACATGTGGCGTATCAGACTTCAGGGAATATCGCCGTGACCGATACCGAAGCCCTGAAATTTGCGGAGGTTTTAAATACCGTAAATCCATCCGAAAAGGCAGGTTCACTAATTAATGCCATTACGACCAAAACCGAAAGTGCGATTGATACGCTTGAGGTGCGAAAACTTAAAGGAAGTATCCGAAGAGGGGAATCATATGCCGCCACGCGATATTTGGGACTCCCCGATGGGAACGTTCATTTTCTGGACCTTCCATTTTATGAAACAGGCACGGTAAAAAAGAACGCTTTGACCCAAGATGATATTGATATTATGGTGAGTATCATCAAGGAAGTTAAACCCCATCAAATTTATGCTGCCGGTGATCTCGCTGACCCACATGGTACCCATAGTGTCTGTTTGGACGCTGTCCTTGCCGCCCTTCAGATTTTAAAGACCAAAAAATACATGGAAGACTGTTGGGTTTGGTTGTATCGGGGTGCATGGCACGAATGGGATATTCACGAAATAGAAATGGCGGTTCCCATGAGTCCTGCCCAAGTCATGAAAAAACGAAACGCCATCTTTTGCCATCAGTCCCAAAAAGATGGTGTCATGTTTCAAGGTGACGATACCCGGGAATTCTGGATGCGAGCAGAGGAACGGAACAAAAGCACAGCGGAAAAATATCGCAAACTAGGTTTGGCAGAATATGCGGCCATAGAAGGGTTTGTCCGATATCATTTTTAA
- a CDS encoding glycoside hydrolase family 10 protein, with protein MKRQHTVHKPFKKLSWAFLSVIVFGCGPLQNNYPAKEFRGVWVATVANIDWPKNGMDDLKKQKEDFLQLLNFYDELNFNALIVQIRTAGDAFYASDMAPWSRFLTGKEGSPKDNFEDPLQWMVDQTHQRGMQFHAWFNPYRATFDLDTTILAKTHDFYRHPDWMVKYGKKYYYNPGIPAVGKHLTKVVEEVVMDYAIDGVHFDDYFYPYKVAGETFKDSLAFAQYGLPGQSLEDWRRSNIDSLVKNVHHTIKAHKSWVQFGISPFGVWKNKATDPQGSDTKAGQTTYEDLYADPLLWMEKGWLDYIVPQAYWSMEYPAASHKKITQWWAGKSINTNLFMGNGAYKVRNNSDRAWSKRKELTKQLTLARSIPQVQGNVFFSAKSLPQHRDIVKKIRRHFYKVPVTTPPAPNGPYRNIEEPGVVSKNNSNGAMEICLSHYDSVPRYVSIYQLKGKKRQWTKLIKKVYLPSNGSRSCFNIKETKRKIAAKITDAYGNESKLKPIEKPH; from the coding sequence GTGAAGAGACAACATACAGTACACAAACCGTTTAAAAAACTATCATGGGCATTCTTGTCCGTGATAGTTTTTGGTTGTGGACCCCTTCAAAACAACTATCCCGCTAAGGAATTCAGAGGGGTTTGGGTGGCTACTGTGGCCAATATTGATTGGCCAAAAAATGGAATGGACGACTTAAAAAAACAGAAAGAGGATTTTTTACAGCTGCTCAATTTCTATGATGAACTAAACTTTAATGCCTTAATCGTACAAATACGGACGGCAGGTGATGCCTTTTATGCGTCGGACATGGCGCCTTGGTCCCGTTTTTTGACCGGAAAAGAAGGAAGCCCCAAAGACAATTTTGAAGATCCACTGCAATGGATGGTGGACCAAACCCATCAAAGGGGGATGCAATTCCATGCGTGGTTCAACCCTTATCGTGCCACATTTGATCTGGATACCACCATTTTGGCCAAAACCCACGATTTTTATCGGCATCCTGATTGGATGGTAAAATACGGGAAGAAGTATTACTACAACCCGGGGATTCCTGCGGTAGGGAAACATCTGACCAAAGTAGTGGAAGAAGTGGTCATGGACTATGCCATTGATGGTGTCCATTTTGACGATTATTTCTATCCGTACAAAGTGGCCGGGGAAACATTTAAGGATTCGTTGGCCTTTGCCCAATATGGCCTGCCAGGACAATCCCTGGAAGATTGGCGTCGCAGCAATATCGATTCATTGGTCAAGAATGTGCACCACACCATTAAAGCCCATAAGTCTTGGGTCCAATTTGGCATTAGTCCTTTTGGGGTCTGGAAGAACAAAGCTACGGACCCCCAGGGTTCGGACACCAAAGCTGGTCAAACCACTTATGAAGATTTATATGCCGACCCGCTATTGTGGATGGAAAAAGGTTGGCTGGACTATATTGTTCCCCAAGCCTACTGGAGTATGGAATATCCTGCGGCTTCACATAAAAAAATCACCCAATGGTGGGCCGGTAAAAGTATAAATACCAATCTCTTTATGGGCAATGGCGCCTACAAGGTGCGGAACAATTCAGACAGGGCATGGTCTAAACGAAAGGAACTTACCAAGCAACTAACCCTTGCACGTTCCATTCCGCAGGTTCAGGGAAATGTTTTCTTTAGTGCCAAGTCCCTGCCCCAACACCGGGACATCGTCAAGAAAATTCGAAGGCATTTCTATAAAGTACCGGTCACCACACCACCAGCACCCAATGGACCTTATAGGAATATCGAAGAACCTGGGGTCGTTTCGAAAAACAATTCCAATGGTGCCATGGAAATCTGCCTGTCCCATTACGACTCCGTCCCCAGATATGTTTCAATTTACCAATTGAAGGGAAAAAAGAGGCAATGGACAAAATTGATAAAAAAAGTCTACCTTCCTTCCAATGGATCCAGGAGTTGCTTCAACATTAAGGAAACCAAAAGGAAAATAGCCGCAAAAATCACTGATGCGTACGGAAATGAAAGTAAGCTAAAACCAATAGAGAAACCCCACTAG
- a CDS encoding MFS transporter translates to MSEIKKDKWAWAWVPVLYFTQGLPYVIVVTVSVIMYKKLGISNADIGLYTSWLYLPWVLKPLWSPFVDLRSTKRKWFLWMQLLISVALFGVGLSLPTNIFFTTTLACFWMAAFASATNDIASDGYYMIGLTEKKQSFFVGIRSTFYRLAMVTGEGLIVILAGFLENRYGDNTKAWSITMTATAFLMLGLTVSNFFATPKYETSNTIALDKPKGFFEVFVSFFKKPNIGIALAFILTYRLGESQLVKMAAPFLLDPLEKGGLAYSTERLGTIFGTVGVIMLSLGGILGGILISRDGLKKWMLPMILSLNVPNILYAILAWTQTTSIVAVTTTVVFEKFGYGFGFAAFLMYLIYIAEGKSKTSHYAIATGFMALGMMLPGMVSGFMQEWLGYSGFFIWVVIAALPALFLLPFLKYPADYGKKGNSDA, encoded by the coding sequence ATGTCAGAAATCAAAAAAGATAAATGGGCATGGGCATGGGTACCTGTTTTATACTTTACCCAGGGACTCCCCTATGTCATTGTAGTCACTGTCTCGGTCATCATGTATAAAAAACTGGGCATTAGCAATGCGGATATTGGTCTGTATACGAGTTGGCTCTATTTGCCATGGGTTCTAAAGCCATTATGGAGTCCGTTCGTGGACTTAAGAAGTACCAAGCGCAAATGGTTTCTTTGGATGCAATTATTGATTTCCGTGGCCTTGTTTGGTGTAGGGCTTTCCCTGCCGACAAATATCTTTTTCACCACTACCCTAGCCTGCTTTTGGATGGCCGCCTTCGCTTCGGCCACAAACGATATTGCCTCCGATGGCTACTATATGATTGGGCTCACCGAAAAGAAACAATCGTTTTTTGTAGGGATACGAAGTACTTTTTACCGTTTGGCCATGGTTACCGGTGAAGGACTTATCGTTATCCTTGCCGGTTTTTTGGAAAACCGTTATGGAGACAATACAAAAGCATGGAGCATCACCATGACGGCAACTGCCTTTTTAATGTTGGGACTCACCGTATCCAACTTTTTTGCCACTCCAAAGTATGAGACTTCGAATACCATTGCGCTCGATAAGCCCAAAGGATTTTTTGAAGTGTTCGTTTCTTTTTTTAAAAAACCAAATATTGGGATAGCATTGGCCTTTATCCTGACCTATCGATTGGGAGAATCCCAATTGGTTAAAATGGCTGCCCCTTTTCTTTTGGACCCTCTGGAAAAAGGAGGGCTGGCCTATTCTACGGAAAGGTTGGGGACCATCTTTGGAACCGTTGGCGTCATTATGCTCTCCCTGGGCGGTATTCTTGGCGGAATATTGATTTCAAGGGATGGGTTAAAAAAATGGATGCTTCCCATGATACTTTCCCTAAATGTACCCAATATACTGTACGCCATTCTGGCATGGACCCAGACCACCAGCATAGTAGCTGTTACTACAACGGTGGTTTTTGAAAAGTTTGGCTATGGCTTTGGGTTTGCGGCATTCTTGATGTACCTCATTTATATTGCGGAAGGAAAATCAAAAACCTCGCATTATGCCATTGCCACAGGTTTTATGGCCTTGGGCATGATGCTCCCCGGAATGGTAAGTGGGTTTATGCAAGAATGGTTGGGGTATAGTGGCTTCTTTATCTGGGTGGTCATTGCCGCTTTGCCAGCCCTGTTCTTACTACCCTTTTTAAAATATCCAGCGGATTACGGTAAAAAAGGAAATTCAGATGCTTAA
- a CDS encoding glycoside hydrolase family 3 protein yields the protein MLKIPSYHSIRKEIPISTKVGQLFMPAAFINDTEAEIQKLEKLIQQYHIGSLCFFHSRASAATNFEGKKEVIHNENSYERLLYLIQRYQRAATFPLLIAIDAEWGLAMRIENTPQYPYAITLGAMKDQEELVYKVGRNIARDCREAGIHWNLSPVVDINLNPENPVIGYRSFGDNREKVVDYAKAYLKGMQSEGILNSIKHFPGHGDTATDSHLGLPIIDKPKKELLDNELYPFIELMDEGLDSVMVGHLAVPSLTSGKKISASISREIMTNFLRNEMKWDGTIISDALNMHAISKGFTKKGALEFTAFEAGNDVLCFADNVEEGIQMISEQCDVDQIEASFKRVWELKENANTGSENGLAQTAEDHTPLMQQLAKESITELKGDGTVIKKFREEGFQLIQIGQQRGQFHDTMELKASDSGNTLLSIVPRQVKPKDNFGFTKEELEVIHEVLNQGNTILYLFGNPFVLNLFPWESASAVVVVYQDFQVFQENAVNHFNGVVDAKGKLPVTLKSAVV from the coding sequence ATGCTTAAAATTCCATCATACCATAGCATACGAAAGGAAATCCCAATTTCAACAAAAGTTGGGCAACTATTTATGCCAGCTGCATTTATCAATGATACCGAAGCTGAAATCCAAAAACTGGAAAAGCTTATTCAACAATACCATATTGGGAGTCTTTGTTTTTTCCATAGTAGGGCAAGTGCGGCCACCAATTTTGAGGGCAAAAAAGAAGTAATCCATAATGAGAACAGTTATGAACGATTACTCTATTTAATACAACGCTACCAAAGGGCGGCAACTTTTCCATTATTGATTGCCATTGATGCGGAATGGGGATTGGCCATGCGCATAGAAAATACGCCCCAGTACCCCTATGCCATTACCTTGGGTGCCATGAAAGATCAAGAAGAGTTGGTCTACAAGGTTGGGAGGAACATCGCACGGGATTGTCGCGAAGCGGGTATCCATTGGAACCTCTCCCCTGTGGTGGATATCAACCTAAATCCCGAAAATCCTGTCATAGGCTATCGTTCCTTTGGCGACAACCGTGAAAAGGTTGTAGACTATGCCAAAGCGTATCTTAAGGGAATGCAATCCGAAGGAATATTGAATTCCATCAAGCATTTTCCCGGACATGGCGATACGGCCACGGATTCCCATTTGGGACTTCCTATAATTGACAAACCAAAAAAGGAACTTCTGGACAATGAGCTCTATCCGTTTATTGAATTGATGGATGAAGGTTTGGATTCGGTTATGGTGGGACATTTGGCTGTTCCCAGCCTTACGAGCGGAAAAAAAATTTCAGCATCCATTTCCAGGGAGATCATGACCAATTTTTTACGGAACGAAATGAAATGGGATGGCACCATCATCTCCGATGCCCTGAATATGCACGCCATTTCCAAGGGTTTTACCAAAAAAGGTGCTTTGGAGTTCACTGCTTTTGAAGCGGGGAACGATGTCCTGTGCTTTGCGGATAATGTGGAAGAAGGTATTCAGATGATTTCAGAACAATGTGATGTTGACCAAATTGAAGCCAGTTTTAAACGAGTATGGGAACTTAAGGAAAATGCAAACACCGGTTCCGAAAACGGGTTGGCACAAACGGCAGAAGACCATACCCCTCTAATGCAGCAGTTGGCCAAGGAAAGCATCACCGAACTAAAAGGGGATGGTACGGTCATCAAAAAGTTTAGGGAAGAAGGGTTTCAGTTGATCCAAATTGGCCAACAAAGAGGCCAGTTCCATGATACTATGGAGTTGAAAGCCTCGGATTCCGGCAATACCCTTTTAAGCATTGTTCCAAGACAGGTAAAACCAAAGGACAATTTTGGGTTTACCAAAGAGGAACTTGAGGTAATCCATGAAGTTCTAAACCAAGGAAATACCATACTCTACCTTTTTGGCAACCCTTTTGTGCTCAATTTATTTCCATGGGAAAGCGCAAGTGCGGTGGTTGTGGTCTATCAAGATTTTCAAGTGTTTCAGGAAAATGCCGTGAACCATTTTAACGGGGTGGTTGATGCCAAAGGAAAATTGCCCGTGACCCTAAAATCAGCTGTCGTATGA
- a CDS encoding class I SAM-dependent methyltransferase: MKSNILFSWKKNAEEWNLVVEKELIPSRKFTNKAIVDTLVSSRLGKVADLGCGEGWLTREMTKLGITAHGFDATAELIQFAQKKGPEAYHILSFERIAEGEPLPHSPYDGAVFNFSLYLKDHTAPLLQRTLECLTNNGILLIQTLHPFYLMENGFGYQSQWLSNSWEGLSGNFSYGHPWYARTLQDWIHLLAQIPNTSFEVQEITNDAKRPVSLLLTLKKHYENN, translated from the coding sequence ATGAAATCAAACATTCTCTTCTCTTGGAAAAAAAATGCGGAAGAATGGAATTTGGTAGTTGAAAAAGAGCTTATCCCTTCAAGGAAATTTACCAATAAAGCCATAGTGGATACCCTTGTATCATCCCGGTTGGGAAAAGTGGCCGATTTGGGTTGTGGTGAAGGCTGGCTCACCAGGGAAATGACAAAACTGGGCATAACGGCCCATGGGTTTGATGCCACTGCCGAACTGATTCAATTTGCACAAAAAAAAGGCCCGGAAGCCTATCATATTTTAAGTTTTGAACGTATTGCAGAGGGTGAACCTTTGCCCCACTCCCCTTATGACGGGGCGGTTTTCAACTTTTCATTGTACCTAAAGGACCATACCGCCCCCCTTTTGCAACGAACATTGGAATGTTTGACCAATAACGGGATTCTGCTTATCCAAACCCTGCATCCCTTCTATTTGATGGAAAACGGTTTTGGGTACCAATCCCAATGGCTATCAAATTCCTGGGAAGGACTTTCTGGAAATTTCTCTTATGGACATCCTTGGTATGCCAGAACTTTGCAGGATTGGATACATTTACTTGCACAAATTCCCAATACTTCATTTGAAGTCCAAGAGATTACAAATGATGCAAAAAGGCCGGTTTCCTTACTGCTCACTCTAAAAAAACACTATGAAAACAATTAA
- a CDS encoding anhydro-N-acetylmuramic acid kinase, whose protein sequence is MKTIKVLGMMSGTSLDGLDLAYCHFWGNNGIWDFEIRQCTTVPYEPEWYEKLKNAIHLSEEEHQQLHLDYGIWLGKQAKDFSKGSDLDIDFIASHGHTSHHRPEDGITFQLGNGQELANASGQKVVCDFRTLDVRLGGQGAPLVPIGDELLLSEYDFCLNLGGISNISFQKGGKRIAYDIGLANMPLNYLTEKIGLKYDKGGKLASKGKRRPDLLKKLNSLPYYEALYPKSTGYEWFSSEVKPLIADAKFPTEDLLNTLIHHNCEQIANAIKAEKPKKTSRVLVTGGGALNTYFMDTLQKKLGKACTVVVPPKKFIEYKEAMIFAFMGVLKSIGQINVYASVTGAREDSSSGTVFEPMG, encoded by the coding sequence ATGAAAACAATTAAAGTTTTGGGCATGATGTCCGGCACTTCCCTGGATGGATTGGATTTGGCCTATTGTCATTTTTGGGGGAACAACGGAATATGGGACTTTGAAATTAGGCAGTGTACCACAGTACCCTATGAACCGGAGTGGTACGAAAAGTTGAAAAATGCCATTCACTTATCAGAAGAAGAACATCAACAATTGCATTTGGACTATGGCATTTGGTTGGGGAAACAAGCAAAGGATTTTAGTAAAGGTAGTGACCTCGACATAGATTTTATTGCCAGTCATGGACATACTTCCCACCACAGACCTGAAGATGGGATTACCTTTCAGTTGGGAAACGGGCAAGAATTGGCAAACGCATCAGGGCAAAAAGTGGTCTGTGATTTCAGGACCTTGGATGTACGATTGGGAGGACAAGGGGCACCTTTGGTCCCCATTGGTGATGAATTATTGTTATCCGAATATGATTTCTGTTTGAATTTAGGGGGTATCAGCAATATATCCTTCCAAAAAGGGGGGAAACGAATTGCTTACGATATTGGACTGGCAAATATGCCGCTGAATTACCTCACCGAAAAAATCGGTTTGAAATATGACAAAGGGGGAAAACTGGCCAGTAAGGGAAAACGACGTCCGGACCTATTGAAAAAACTGAATTCCCTCCCCTATTACGAAGCTCTTTATCCAAAATCCACGGGATATGAATGGTTTTCGTCCGAGGTCAAGCCGCTTATTGCGGATGCAAAATTCCCAACGGAAGATTTACTTAACACCCTAATACACCATAATTGCGAACAAATCGCCAATGCCATCAAAGCGGAAAAACCCAAAAAGACCAGTCGTGTTTTAGTAACCGGTGGAGGGGCTTTGAACACTTATTTTATGGATACCCTCCAAAAAAAGCTAGGGAAAGCATGCACCGTAGTTGTTCCGCCCAAAAAGTTCATTGAATATAAGGAGGCCATGATCTTTGCCTTTATGGGCGTATTAAAATCAATTGGGCAAATCAACGTGTACGCTTCGGTTACGGGCGCACGGGAAGATTCCAGTAGTGGAACGGTCTTTGAGCCCATGGGATAA
- a CDS encoding multidrug effflux MFS transporter — protein MQNTQDKPSFEFVALMAALMSIVALSIDTLLPAISHIGESINSQDATDNQMLVTMIFLGLGVGQLFFGPLSDSIGRKPVVYLGILVFVVASIICLAAPNLEWMIAGRILQGIGLSTARTISISIIRDMYKGDLMAKVMSFVTAFFILVPVVAPAFGKLILDVANWQAIFYIQLVLTAMVGLWFWRRQPETLHPEYKIPFTSHLFMDGLKELLRFKETVAYTIVSGLVTGSFLVYLSASQHIFEDQYGLKEAFPYIFAGLAISIGLSTLLNGTLVLRFGMRRLSTMALVGFCSVALLYVLLFWPSPTNPNVFVLVTFLSLQFFCLGFMWGNFRSIAMEPIGHIAGIGAAINGFFSTVIAIPIASLIGKYVDERVLPLFLGLAICGLLSLVIVFILRKSKKMAVVR, from the coding sequence ATGCAAAATACCCAAGACAAGCCTAGTTTTGAATTTGTGGCATTGATGGCCGCGTTGATGTCCATTGTGGCATTGAGTATAGACACCTTACTACCCGCGATTTCACACATTGGGGAATCCATCAATAGCCAGGATGCTACGGATAATCAAATGTTGGTGACCATGATTTTTCTTGGACTGGGAGTGGGGCAGCTCTTTTTTGGACCACTTTCGGATTCCATTGGTAGAAAGCCCGTAGTCTATTTGGGCATTTTGGTATTTGTGGTGGCCAGCATAATCTGTTTGGCGGCCCCTAATCTGGAATGGATGATTGCGGGGCGTATCCTTCAAGGAATAGGCCTATCCACGGCAAGGACCATCTCCATTTCCATTATTCGGGACATGTACAAAGGCGATCTCATGGCCAAGGTGATGTCCTTTGTAACGGCATTTTTCATTTTGGTCCCCGTAGTGGCACCTGCTTTTGGAAAATTAATATTGGACGTTGCCAATTGGCAGGCCATTTTTTATATCCAATTGGTTTTGACGGCAATGGTAGGCCTTTGGTTTTGGAGGCGACAACCGGAGACCCTACATCCAGAATATAAAATTCCGTTTACGAGTCATCTGTTCATGGATGGTTTAAAGGAATTATTACGGTTTAAGGAAACCGTGGCGTATACCATTGTTTCTGGCTTGGTGACCGGTTCTTTCTTGGTGTACCTCAGTGCTTCCCAACATATTTTTGAGGACCAGTACGGGCTTAAGGAAGCCTTTCCCTATATTTTTGCGGGACTGGCGATTTCCATAGGTCTCTCCACCTTACTTAATGGAACTTTGGTTTTACGGTTTGGTATGCGCAGATTATCGACCATGGCACTGGTGGGATTTTGTTCTGTTGCGCTACTGTATGTGCTCTTGTTTTGGCCTTCTCCAACCAATCCCAACGTTTTTGTTTTGGTCACGTTTCTATCGCTACAGTTTTTTTGTCTTGGCTTTATGTGGGGCAATTTCCGTTCCATTGCTATGGAGCCCATTGGTCACATTGCCGGTATTGGAGCGGCTATTAATGGTTTTTTCTCTACGGTCATCGCAATTCCCATTGCCTCTTTAATTGGAAAATATGTGGATGAAAGGGTATTGCCCTTGTTTTTGGGATTGGCCATATGCGGCCTATTGTCCCTGGTCATTGTTTTTATTTTGCGTAAATCCAAAAAGATGGCCGTGGTGAGATAG
- a CDS encoding GIY-YIG nuclease family protein — protein sequence MKFYYVYILLCSNGFTYKGITENVTRRFNEHQDGMNPNAFTFKRRPVQLIFQQDSNDVLQAIYFEKKIKKWSAEKKLALANGNFDFLQILAECRNATHYKYHTKNEE from the coding sequence ATGAAATTTTACTACGTTTATATTCTTCTATGTTCAAATGGTTTTACCTATAAGGGTATCACCGAAAATGTAACGAGACGTTTCAACGAACATCAAGATGGAATGAATCCCAATGCATTCACATTTAAAAGAAGACCGGTTCAACTGATCTTCCAACAAGATTCTAATGATGTGTTGCAAGCCATATATTTTGAAAAGAAAATCAAGAAATGGAGCGCCGAAAAGAAACTGGCGTTGGCAAATGGAAATTTTGATTTCCTCCAGATTTTAGCAGAATGTAGAAATGCGACACATTATAAGTACCATACCAAAAATGAAGAATGA